Proteins from a genomic interval of Stenotrophomonas sp. 24(2023):
- a CDS encoding LysR family transcriptional regulator, whose protein sequence is MSATKPTDIAMLEEMAVFAQVVDSGGFSAAARKLGMAVPSVSRHVSRLEAHLGERLLLRSTRSHVLTEIGQQVYTACQALLSQAREVHAIADRFSARPAGLLRVCAPIVFGQTWLAPRLPGFLDAHPEVRLQLTLADRMVDLIDEGVDVTLRIAPALAPGLASRVLCPLAYVLVASPAYLAAHGTPAQPEDLAAHRCIYLGYGRFGRQLQLHQGEQTAEVALADGVQVNNSAAILAMVEAGGGIGLVPDFTARATLHAGQVQTVLPQWRIGEPYTGNVHIAYTPGRHLALKVRAFIDYLVAAAAADTLPPPSA, encoded by the coding sequence GTGAGCGCAACAAAGCCGACGGACATCGCGATGCTGGAAGAGATGGCCGTGTTCGCCCAGGTGGTGGACAGCGGTGGCTTCTCGGCAGCGGCACGCAAGCTGGGCATGGCCGTGCCCTCGGTCAGCCGCCATGTATCGCGGCTGGAAGCCCACCTGGGCGAACGCCTGCTGCTGCGCAGTACCCGCAGCCATGTGCTGACCGAGATCGGCCAGCAGGTCTACACCGCCTGCCAGGCGCTGTTGAGCCAGGCCCGCGAAGTGCACGCCATCGCCGATCGTTTCAGCGCGCGCCCGGCGGGGCTGCTGCGGGTCTGCGCGCCCATCGTGTTCGGCCAGACCTGGCTGGCCCCGCGCCTGCCCGGCTTCCTCGACGCGCACCCGGAGGTACGCCTGCAGCTGACCCTGGCCGACCGCATGGTGGACCTGATCGACGAAGGCGTGGACGTGACCCTGCGCATCGCCCCGGCGCTGGCACCGGGCCTGGCCTCGCGGGTGCTGTGCCCGCTGGCCTATGTGCTGGTGGCCAGCCCGGCCTACCTGGCCGCCCACGGCACGCCCGCGCAGCCGGAAGACCTGGCCGCGCACCGCTGCATCTACCTGGGCTATGGCCGGTTCGGCCGCCAGCTGCAGCTGCACCAGGGCGAACAGACCGCAGAGGTGGCTCTGGCCGATGGCGTGCAGGTGAACAACAGCGCTGCCATCCTGGCCATGGTCGAGGCCGGCGGTGGCATCGGCCTGGTGCCGGATTTCACCGCGCGCGCCACGCTGCACGCCGGGCAGGTGCAGACCGTGCTGCCGCAGTGGCGCATCGGCGAGCCTTACACCGGCAACGTGCATATCGCCTATACGCCCGGCCGGCACCTGGCACTGAAGGTACGCGCCTTCATCGACTACCTGGTGGCAGCGGCAGCGGCCGATACCCTGCCGCCGCCCTCGGCCTGA
- a CDS encoding NAD(P)-dependent alcohol dehydrogenase, giving the protein MWRDAWRTSAAGVLQPVREELPALGAHEVRVQVTAVSLNFRDRVVVNGGWGREPLIGRVPFTDAVGVVTEVGAAVTRFQPGARVCTTVLPRWLDGPLTEAGWEASPGSRRRDGVMASHLQWHEDELVLAPPHLDDHEASTLTIAALTAWHAVVELGALKAGDTVLVQTTGGVATFAIRFAAALGAKVIVVSRSAEKLALARLQGATATLDSTVTPEWQDEVRRLTEGRGAQLVLDMGLDDGLRRAIAATAVEGTIAIIGVVQVLTAPLDIFPVMNGNLRLRGVETGSRAMFERMTQFMVARNLHPVIERVYPASEWADALRALEQAPFGKIVLDLGTSAASS; this is encoded by the coding sequence ATGTGGCGTGATGCATGGCGGACAAGCGCGGCAGGTGTGCTGCAGCCGGTACGCGAGGAACTGCCGGCGCTGGGCGCGCACGAGGTGCGCGTGCAGGTGACGGCGGTCAGCCTGAACTTCCGCGACCGCGTGGTGGTCAACGGCGGCTGGGGCCGTGAACCGCTGATCGGGCGGGTGCCGTTCACCGATGCGGTGGGCGTGGTGACCGAGGTCGGCGCGGCGGTCACCCGCTTCCAGCCGGGCGCGCGGGTGTGCACCACGGTGCTGCCGCGCTGGCTGGACGGGCCGTTGACCGAAGCCGGCTGGGAGGCCTCGCCAGGTTCGCGCCGGCGTGACGGGGTGATGGCCAGCCACCTGCAGTGGCACGAGGACGAACTGGTGCTGGCACCGCCGCACCTGGACGACCATGAGGCTTCCACCCTGACCATCGCCGCGCTGACCGCCTGGCATGCCGTGGTGGAACTGGGGGCGTTGAAGGCCGGCGATACCGTGCTGGTGCAGACCACCGGCGGTGTGGCCACCTTCGCGATACGGTTTGCTGCCGCGCTGGGGGCGAAGGTCATCGTGGTATCGCGCAGCGCGGAAAAGCTGGCACTGGCGCGCCTGCAGGGCGCCACCGCGACCCTCGACAGTACCGTCACCCCGGAGTGGCAGGACGAGGTGCGTCGGTTGACCGAGGGCCGTGGTGCGCAGCTGGTGCTGGACATGGGCCTGGACGACGGCCTGCGCCGGGCCATCGCCGCCACCGCGGTGGAAGGCACCATCGCCATCATCGGCGTGGTGCAGGTGCTGACCGCGCCGCTGGACATCTTCCCGGTGATGAACGGCAACCTGCGCCTGCGCGGCGTGGAAACCGGCTCGCGCGCGATGTTCGAGCGGATGACGCAGTTCATGGTGGCGCGCAACCTGCACCCGGTGATCGAGCGCGTTTACCCGGCGAGCGAATGGGCCGATGCCCTGCGCGCGCTGGAACAGGCGCCGTTCGGCAAGATCGTGCTGGATCTGGGTACGTCGGCGGCCAGCAGCTGA
- a CDS encoding NAD-dependent epimerase/dehydratase family protein gives MRLLLTGATGFVGGEVLRQALADPRVDTVVVLTRRAVALQHPKLQQLVLQDFLDYSSVDPQLLQVDACIWCLGVSQTAVDEANYIRITHDYTLAAAHALRQHAPQARFCFLSGSRADPDEKVRILYGRIKGRTERALAGVLADTYHFRPALIRPTRPEHTVPTVARVFGWLFRPVDLFTDTFSVDCDVLAACLLDVAINGAGERLFDNARIRHWR, from the coding sequence ATGCGACTGCTGCTGACCGGTGCCACTGGATTCGTCGGAGGTGAAGTGCTGCGCCAGGCCCTGGCCGACCCGCGCGTGGATACCGTGGTCGTGCTGACCCGGCGCGCCGTGGCGCTGCAGCACCCCAAGCTGCAGCAGCTGGTGCTGCAGGATTTTCTCGATTACAGCAGCGTCGACCCGCAGCTGCTGCAGGTCGATGCCTGCATCTGGTGCCTGGGCGTCTCGCAGACGGCCGTGGATGAGGCCAACTACATCCGCATCACCCACGATTACACCCTGGCCGCCGCGCACGCCCTGCGCCAGCACGCCCCGCAGGCGCGCTTCTGTTTCCTCAGCGGTTCACGCGCCGACCCGGACGAGAAGGTGCGCATTCTCTATGGCCGCATCAAGGGCCGCACCGAGCGCGCTCTGGCGGGCGTGCTGGCCGATACCTATCACTTCCGCCCGGCGCTGATCCGCCCCACCCGCCCGGAACACACCGTGCCTACCGTCGCCCGCGTGTTCGGCTGGCTGTTCCGCCCGGTGGACCTGTTCACCGATACCTTCAGCGTGGACTGCGATGTGCTGGCCGCGTGCCTGCTGGACGTGGCCATCAACGGTGCAGGCGAACGCCTGTTCGACAACGCGCGCATCCGGCACTGGCGCTGA
- a CDS encoding TetR/AcrR family transcriptional regulator: MPTAAPPPAAPRRRNAAATREAILASACQAFAQHGYEGAGVREIAAGAGVTAMLVNRYFGSKEQLFREAVESTMTRNSIIAGGVMKTAEPARELAHAILPITRADTPPLNGFMMSLMSVSSPWAADVGKQMIESHHLRRVTDVLDGAHRPERAALLLSMIAGMQMMRQMVKLEALADADEAALEELLVPVFQILMKGAPEQGAA, encoded by the coding sequence ATGCCGACTGCCGCTCCCCCCCCCGCCGCGCCGCGCCGGCGCAATGCCGCCGCCACCCGCGAAGCCATCCTGGCGTCGGCCTGCCAGGCATTTGCACAGCATGGCTATGAAGGTGCAGGGGTACGTGAAATCGCCGCCGGCGCCGGGGTGACGGCCATGCTGGTCAACCGCTACTTCGGCTCCAAGGAGCAGCTGTTCCGCGAAGCGGTGGAAAGCACCATGACCCGCAACAGCATCATTGCCGGCGGAGTGATGAAGACGGCCGAGCCGGCCCGCGAGCTGGCCCACGCGATCCTGCCGATCACCCGCGCCGATACGCCGCCGTTGAACGGCTTCATGATGTCCCTGATGTCGGTGTCCAGCCCGTGGGCGGCGGATGTGGGCAAGCAGATGATCGAAAGCCATCACCTGCGCCGGGTCACCGACGTGCTGGACGGCGCGCATCGGCCCGAGCGCGCCGCGCTGCTGCTGTCGATGATCGCCGGCATGCAGATGATGCGGCAGATGGTCAAGCTGGAAGCGCTGGCCGATGCCGATGAGGCCGCACTGGAGGAACTGCTGGTACCGGTGTTCCAGATCCTGATGAAGGGTGCACCGGAACAGGGCGCGGCCTAG
- a CDS encoding HAD family hydrolase, with protein MAGSPPVVVFDFDLTLTRWDTASRFFRWRLRRDAWRLLLVAMAVPVLLPLLVLRGTRRWVIRYAVWVATLGLQPGDLPAQVQAFLQALPADVRDTVFLPDALAQLRLHMAGGHRVVVATGSLQPLARALLDGQGLADVPLVGSTLRRGLGGLVRDQHCVGANKIPMLAAVGFTPPWAVAYTDHHADLPVLQHSAACYVVNPQPRCLARIQQQLDTAVTVLHWA; from the coding sequence ATGGCAGGATCGCCGCCGGTGGTGGTGTTTGATTTCGACCTTACCCTGACCCGGTGGGATACCGCGTCCCGCTTCTTCCGCTGGCGGCTGCGGCGGGATGCCTGGCGCCTGCTGCTGGTGGCCATGGCAGTGCCGGTGCTGCTGCCGCTGCTGGTGCTGCGTGGCACGCGGCGCTGGGTGATCCGCTATGCCGTGTGGGTGGCCACGCTGGGGCTGCAGCCCGGGGATCTGCCCGCACAGGTACAGGCGTTCCTGCAGGCGCTGCCGGCAGACGTGCGCGACACCGTGTTCCTGCCCGATGCGCTGGCGCAGTTGCGCCTGCATATGGCTGGCGGCCATCGCGTAGTGGTGGCGACCGGTTCGCTGCAGCCACTGGCGCGTGCGCTGCTCGATGGGCAGGGCCTGGCCGACGTGCCGCTGGTGGGCTCCACGCTGCGCCGTGGCCTGGGTGGGCTGGTGCGTGACCAGCACTGCGTGGGCGCCAACAAGATTCCGATGCTGGCCGCCGTGGGCTTCACGCCGCCCTGGGCGGTGGCCTATACCGACCACCACGCCGATCTGCCGGTGCTGCAGCACAGTGCCGCGTGCTACGTGGTCAACCCGCAGCCACGCTGCCTGGCGCGCATCCAGCAGCAGCTGGACACGGCGGTGACGGTGCTGCACTGGGCCTGA
- a CDS encoding LysR family transcriptional regulator, with protein MDHLKGMRLFIRVVESGSFVGAGKAEGVAQSTVSKEVAALERRLGTQLLRRSSRGLSVTDAGQEYFEFATRMLADLDAVETRLRAGEAAPRGRLRVALPPVLSSRVIMPALPALLQQFPGLALDIEVSERYANLVEEGVDVAIRIGQRLSDSSLRAWQIGSLEPMVVASPGYLASHGVPLAPADLQHHSCLPFLFQRAQKSWKFRDGQTVFTVTPEARLRTNDADGIHAAARAGMGLAQGPSWMFADDIAAGALVPVLTRYTAQRVPIWAVTPNRHRMDGAVRLLADALARIIDSAPHLHLPPR; from the coding sequence ATGGATCACCTCAAGGGCATGCGGCTGTTCATACGGGTCGTCGAAAGCGGCAGCTTCGTCGGTGCCGGCAAGGCCGAAGGCGTTGCACAGTCCACCGTCAGCAAAGAGGTGGCGGCACTGGAACGTCGCTTGGGCACCCAACTATTGCGCCGCAGCTCACGCGGCCTGAGCGTGACCGACGCCGGGCAGGAATACTTCGAATTCGCCACCAGGATGCTGGCCGATCTGGATGCCGTGGAAACCCGGTTACGCGCGGGGGAGGCTGCGCCGCGCGGGCGCCTGCGGGTCGCCCTGCCGCCGGTGCTGTCCAGCCGCGTGATCATGCCGGCGCTACCGGCGTTGCTGCAGCAGTTTCCCGGGCTGGCGCTGGACATCGAGGTGTCCGAACGCTACGCCAACCTGGTGGAAGAAGGCGTTGACGTGGCCATCCGCATCGGCCAACGGCTGTCCGATTCCAGCTTGCGCGCCTGGCAGATCGGCAGCCTGGAGCCGATGGTGGTCGCATCGCCCGGCTATTTGGCCAGCCACGGCGTGCCACTGGCACCAGCCGACCTGCAGCATCACAGTTGCCTGCCGTTCCTGTTCCAGCGTGCGCAGAAGTCGTGGAAGTTCCGCGATGGCCAGACCGTCTTCACCGTAACACCCGAAGCACGGTTGCGCACGAACGATGCCGACGGCATCCATGCTGCTGCACGTGCCGGCATGGGTCTGGCCCAGGGCCCCAGCTGGATGTTTGCCGATGACATCGCCGCCGGCGCGCTGGTACCCGTGCTGACCCGTTACACCGCCCAGCGCGTGCCGATCTGGGCGGTAACCCCCAACCGGCATCGCATGGATGGCGCCGTGCGCCTGCTGGCCGACGCGCTGGCCCGCATCATCGACAGTGCCCCCCATCTGCACCTGCCGCCACGCTGA
- a CDS encoding SDR family oxidoreductase, giving the protein MSKLNGKVALVIGGTTGMGLASAKRFLEEGATVYVTGRRQETLDEALAELGPGAVGVQGDLARMADLDRLYATIGQAQRGLDVVFVSAGIGHADQFLPDVTEQLFHDTFVTNVKNVLFAVQKALPLLRDGSSIILNSSIAHLKGLPGMSVYSASKAAVRSFARSWAMELKDRQIRVNVISPGPIDTPFTAPASQEWKEMMTRAVPLGRFGRADEIATAALFLASPDSSYITGVDLCVDGGLTQV; this is encoded by the coding sequence ATGTCGAAACTCAACGGAAAGGTCGCGCTGGTGATTGGCGGAACGACGGGCATGGGGTTGGCCAGCGCCAAGCGCTTCCTGGAAGAGGGGGCCACCGTCTATGTGACCGGCCGGCGGCAGGAGACGCTGGATGAGGCACTGGCTGAACTGGGTCCGGGGGCAGTCGGCGTGCAGGGGGATCTGGCGCGCATGGCCGATCTCGACCGGCTGTACGCCACCATTGGTCAGGCGCAGCGGGGCTTGGACGTAGTGTTCGTCAGCGCCGGCATTGGTCATGCTGACCAGTTCCTGCCCGACGTTACCGAGCAGCTGTTCCACGATACGTTCGTGACCAACGTGAAGAACGTGCTGTTTGCCGTGCAGAAGGCGCTGCCGCTGCTGCGCGACGGCAGCTCGATCATCCTCAACAGTTCCATTGCGCATCTGAAAGGCCTGCCGGGCATGAGCGTGTACAGCGCCAGCAAGGCAGCAGTCCGTTCGTTCGCGCGCAGCTGGGCGATGGAGTTGAAGGACCGGCAGATCCGGGTGAACGTGATCAGCCCGGGGCCCATCGACACGCCGTTCACGGCACCGGCTTCGCAGGAATGGAAGGAGATGATGACCCGCGCCGTGCCACTGGGGCGTTTCGGCCGCGCTGATGAAATCGCCACCGCCGCACTGTTTCTGGCCTCGCCGGACTCCAGTTACATCACCGGTGTCGATCTGTGCGTCGACGGCGGCCTGACCCAGGTCTGA
- a CDS encoding SDR family oxidoreductase, with product MSLNLNGKVALVTGASTGIGAEIARALGACGAAVVVNYRSDRTGADAVVATIVAAGGRAVAVAGDVGNAADAAALVAAAIAHFGTLEVVVNNAGVFEFLPIESFVPDHYERQFRANVLGPMLVTAAAVPHLRDGASIINIGSSVTHFAPPGASVYAASKGAVDAFTRVLANELGPRGIRVNTLKPGLTATERTLADGSTESAFVQSYVERTPLRRLGSTADVARVAVFLASDDAGFITGEHLFASGGLR from the coding sequence ATGTCCCTGAACCTCAATGGAAAAGTCGCGCTGGTCACCGGAGCATCCACTGGCATCGGCGCGGAAATCGCCCGTGCACTGGGCGCCTGCGGTGCCGCAGTGGTGGTCAACTACCGCTCGGACCGTACCGGTGCGGACGCGGTTGTGGCCACCATCGTTGCCGCCGGTGGGCGTGCGGTTGCCGTAGCCGGTGATGTCGGCAACGCGGCAGACGCCGCCGCGCTGGTGGCGGCGGCCATCGCGCACTTCGGGACGCTGGAGGTGGTGGTGAACAACGCCGGCGTCTTCGAATTCCTGCCGATCGAATCGTTTGTGCCCGATCACTACGAGCGCCAGTTCCGTGCCAATGTACTTGGGCCGATGCTGGTGACGGCTGCGGCGGTGCCCCATCTGCGCGATGGGGCAAGCATCATCAACATCGGCTCGTCGGTCACCCACTTCGCGCCGCCGGGTGCGTCGGTCTATGCAGCAAGCAAGGGTGCGGTGGATGCCTTTACCCGCGTGCTGGCCAACGAGCTGGGGCCGCGCGGGATCCGCGTCAACACGCTCAAGCCCGGCTTGACCGCAACGGAAAGAACCCTTGCCGATGGCTCGACCGAATCCGCGTTCGTGCAGAGCTATGTCGAGCGCACGCCGCTGCGACGGTTGGGAAGCACGGCGGATGTTGCCCGCGTGGCGGTGTTCCTTGCCTCGGACGATGCAGGGTTCATTACCGGTGAGCATCTGTTTGCCTCGGGCGGGCTACGCTGA
- a CDS encoding sialidase family protein gives MALIAAPALARGLRAVLIAGLLAAALPVAAVDVQWHGTATVDAENAGWGRMARLADGHWLAVTTRFHAGQPTTLQVSASTDNARSWQPLSSVAEPGRMIDNGELFVLPDGRILLAMRSLIEGSSYRLHLYASDDQARSWTFLSTIARNEAPAGRKDRGVWEPVLTQLDGGVLSVVYADETRADEQPSYNQVVSQRLSTDGGRTWGPVATIARQPGGGLLRPGMPVMARRPQGGFLMVLETCGDDPQCPVSYKVSPDGRNWPDGLGTPLADQRCGPHVMATRSGTMFVTSCANAVSWSSDSGAHWQRVPDPAWPLGFRHSWPAVVELGPGEIGVINSVDGAVKIRFGTYH, from the coding sequence ATGGCACTGATCGCTGCCCCTGCCCTTGCCCGCGGCCTGCGCGCCGTGCTCATCGCCGGCCTGCTGGCTGCCGCGCTTCCGGTGGCAGCGGTGGACGTGCAATGGCACGGCACCGCGACGGTGGACGCAGAAAATGCCGGCTGGGGCCGCATGGCCCGCCTGGCCGACGGCCACTGGCTGGCCGTCACCACGCGCTTCCATGCCGGCCAGCCGACCACGCTGCAGGTATCGGCCAGCACCGACAACGCACGCAGCTGGCAGCCCCTGTCCAGCGTGGCCGAACCCGGGCGCATGATCGACAACGGCGAACTGTTCGTACTGCCCGACGGCCGCATCCTGCTGGCGATGCGCTCGCTCATCGAGGGCAGCTCCTACCGGCTGCACCTGTACGCCAGCGATGACCAGGCCCGCAGTTGGACGTTCCTGAGCACCATCGCGCGCAATGAAGCGCCCGCCGGCCGCAAGGACCGCGGGGTGTGGGAACCGGTGCTGACCCAGCTCGATGGCGGCGTACTGTCCGTGGTGTATGCCGATGAAACCCGCGCCGACGAACAACCGTCCTACAACCAGGTGGTGTCCCAGCGCCTGTCCACCGACGGCGGGCGTACCTGGGGGCCGGTGGCCACCATCGCCCGGCAACCCGGTGGCGGCTTGCTGCGCCCGGGCATGCCGGTGATGGCGCGCCGCCCGCAGGGCGGCTTCCTGATGGTGCTGGAAACCTGCGGCGATGATCCGCAGTGCCCGGTGTCCTACAAGGTATCGCCCGATGGCAGGAACTGGCCCGATGGCCTGGGCACGCCACTGGCCGACCAGCGTTGTGGGCCGCACGTGATGGCCACGCGCAGCGGAACGATGTTCGTCACCTCCTGCGCCAACGCGGTGAGCTGGAGCAGCGACAGCGGCGCACACTGGCAACGCGTCCCTGACCCCGCCTGGCCGCTGGGCTTCCGCCATTCCTGGCCGGCCGTGGTGGAACTGGGCCCGGGGGAAATCGGCGTGATCAACAGCGTGGACGGTGCGGTGAAGATCCGCTTCGGCACGTACCACTGA